Within Mycobacteriales bacterium, the genomic segment AGCACACAGCTACGGCGGATCATCACCGCCCGGGACCGGACCTGCCGGTTCCCCGGCTGCTCCCGCCCCGCCCGGCACTGCGACATCGACCACGACCAGGAATGGACCGACCACGGGATCACCGCGACCTGCAACCTGCGCTGCCTGTGCCGCATGCACCACCAGATGAAAACCAAGAAACACTGGACCTCACACACCCAGCCCGACCAGACCACGATCTGGACCAGCCCCTTCGGCTACACCACGCGACAGCCACCCGCCAGCTACCCCACCACGACCGACCCACCCACCGAAA encodes:
- a CDS encoding HNH endonuclease signature motif containing protein — its product is STQLRRIITARDRTCRFPGCSRPARHCDIDHDQEWTDHGITATCNLRCLCRMHHQMKTKKHWTSHTQPDQTTIWTSPFGYTTRQPPASYPTTTDPPTETAA